The Erwinia sp. SLM-02 genome includes the window TCCGGCAGCCAGCGGCTGACTTCAGCGGCTTTGGTGGTACTGCCGAGGTAGCCGGTCAGAATGGCGCGCAGCTGCGTATCCTGCCCGCGATCGTGCAGCCCCTGCAGGAAGCCGCTAAACCACTCTGGTGAAATCTCGCCGCCGAAGCAGCTGGGATAATCCGGCGTGTTGCTGAGCAGAAAGGTGGGTACCGCCAGAACACGCCAGCCGTGGTGTTCCAGCGCGGGGGCGGCAATGCTGTTGCCGACGGTGCCGTAGATGACCTGCGACTGAATGGAGATAATATCCGCGTTTTTATCCGGGCTGGGTCTTTGCAGCCGGGCCGGGGTGATGCCAGGTATCATAAGATTATTTCTCCGTGGGCCAGAAGTGATCGTCAGGCAGGGAACGTGCGCCGAAGATAGCCTGTCCCACCCGCACGACCGAAGCGCCTTCTTCAATAGCGATTTCAAAATCGCCGGACATACCCATCGACAGCGCCAGCTCCCGCGCATCGCCAAGACGATCCCGCAGCGTTCGCAGCCTGACGAAACAGGCCCGCACGCGGTCGGCGTCGGAACTGAATTCAGCGAGGGTCATCAGGCCGCGAATGCGCAGGGTGTCCAGCCCCTGAATATCCTGCATAAACGCCGCCACATCGTGGGGACTCAGGCCATACTTACTCTGTTCATTTGAGGTGTTTACCTGCACAAAAACATCCAGCGAACGGCCTTCCGCCTGCAGGTGGCGGTCAAGCGCCTGTGCGGTGTGCAGGCTGTCCAGCGCCTGAAACTCGCTGGCAAACCGGGCTACCCGCTTTGCCTTATTGGTTTGCAGATGGCCAATCACCGACCACTTCAGATCGGTCAGGTCGGCCATCGCCTGCGATTTGCTCCACGCCTCCTGCACTTTGTTTTCACCCAGCATCGTGCAGCCGGCCCGATGGGCCAGGCGAATATGGGCTTCATCGATGGTTTTACTGACCGGCAGCAGTCGGACCTCTGCGGGGTCACGCCCCGCGCGGAGGCAGGCGCTGTTGATGCGGGCCTGCACGGCGGCCAGATTATGACGGAAATCCTCAACGCTTTCGG containing:
- a CDS encoding YggS family pyridoxal phosphate-dependent enzyme, encoding MKSHPDSPPIPSDTDQTQPRHEMHNRWPQAESVEDFRHNLAAVQARINSACLRAGRDPAEVRLLPVSKTIDEAHIRLAHRAGCTMLGENKVQEAWSKSQAMADLTDLKWSVIGHLQTNKAKRVARFASEFQALDSLHTAQALDRHLQAEGRSLDVFVQVNTSNEQSKYGLSPHDVAAFMQDIQGLDTLRIRGLMTLAEFSSDADRVRACFVRLRTLRDRLGDARELALSMGMSGDFEIAIEEGASVVRVGQAIFGARSLPDDHFWPTEK